A stretch of the Clostridiales bacterium genome encodes the following:
- a CDS encoding ABC transporter permease produces the protein MRNRRKERRRSRVGDYIATYYNPDKIAKAWSVIQADFLRETGVTLYITLMATLFAIIIGLPLGVILVTGDSKGIHPLPKPLMAFLNGMINLLRSAPFIILIVVLMPITRAIVGKAVGNAAVIVPLIIAAFPFVARLVEGSLREVNPNIVEMSLSMGATTWQTVMHVMLPESVPSLITSFTTAITTILGYTAMSGAVGGGGLGNLAITQGQQRYNQAVLLAALIVLVILVQVFQSVGTHLAAKADKRLKNK, from the coding sequence ATGCGGAATCGGCGGAAGGAGAGGAGGCGGAGCCGCGTGGGTGATTATATCGCGACATACTATAACCCGGATAAAATCGCGAAGGCATGGAGCGTGATCCAGGCCGACTTCCTGCGGGAAACCGGCGTCACGCTGTACATCACGCTGATGGCGACGCTGTTCGCCATCATCATCGGCCTGCCGCTGGGTGTGATCCTGGTGACGGGCGACAGCAAGGGAATCCATCCGCTGCCCAAGCCCCTGATGGCTTTCCTCAACGGGATGATCAACCTGCTTCGTTCCGCGCCCTTCATCATCCTGATCGTGGTGCTGATGCCCATCACCCGCGCGATCGTGGGGAAAGCGGTCGGAAACGCTGCGGTCATCGTTCCGCTGATCATCGCCGCGTTCCCGTTTGTGGCGCGGCTGGTGGAGGGCTCCCTGCGTGAGGTGAACCCGAATATCGTGGAGATGTCCCTGTCCATGGGCGCGACCACCTGGCAGACGGTGATGCATGTGATGCTGCCGGAGAGCGTGCCGAGCCTCATTACGAGCTTTACCACAGCGATTACCACCATCCTCGGCTACACCGCAATGTCCGGCGCCGTCGGCGGCGGCGGACTGGGCAACCTGGCCATCACCCAGGGCCAGCAGCGGTACAACCAGGCGGTACTGCTGGCAGCGCTGATCGTACTGGTGATCCTGGTCCAGGTGTTCCAGAGCGTCGGTACCCACCTGGCGGCGAAGGCGGACAAGCGGCTGAAAAACAAATAA
- the hflX gene encoding GTPase HflX, translating to MKFNVTGNIEGIREAILARLDELYSYELEDGEFLPRELMKILAECSCAVNREIALYITRDGEIVSVSVGTDCDVELTDYRLRRNVNRLSYVRCVHTHPDGDGRLSDVDLSALKIFRYDAMTAVGVKNGEPTFVQTAFLVENAEVLLSDTARWYKLPDAEWLNQIDLSDELVGREETKQVEDERERAVLMGIENTESLEELRRLAETAGAEVVGAFLQKRDKPDGAMFIGKGRAEELARDCQALEADVCIFDEELTGMQVRNLEETLRVKVIDRTALILDIFAQRASSAEGKLQVELAQLQYRSARLIGQGLVLSRLAGGIGTRGPGESKLEMNRRRIRERMTELRRKLDELEKQRNIRRKSRERNDVPVVALVGYTNAGKSTLLNALTGSDVYVQDQLFATLDAVSRRMETAEKTPYLLTDTVGFIRKLPHTLISAFRSTLDEAVLADVLVIVSDGASPDMLKQHDTVEQVLDELGATAQKRIEVINKCDAADPMPSFPGAVMISAKTGEGLEDLKAAIASALQETYAPVSFLIPFSRYGILAEIRGMGRVITEEHTDEGTAVTVMIAREDVEKLVRKHGADIIRQKD from the coding sequence ATGAAGTTTAACGTTACGGGAAATATTGAAGGAATCCGGGAGGCGATCCTGGCCCGGCTGGATGAGCTGTACAGCTATGAGCTGGAGGACGGGGAGTTCCTGCCGCGGGAGCTGATGAAGATCCTGGCGGAATGTTCCTGCGCCGTCAACCGGGAAATTGCCCTGTACATCACGCGGGATGGCGAGATCGTCAGCGTTTCCGTGGGAACGGACTGCGACGTGGAGCTGACGGACTACCGGCTGCGGCGGAATGTGAACCGGCTGAGCTATGTGCGGTGCGTGCATACGCATCCGGACGGCGACGGCCGGCTGAGCGACGTGGACCTGAGCGCTCTGAAGATCTTCCGCTACGACGCGATGACCGCCGTGGGCGTGAAGAACGGGGAGCCGACGTTTGTGCAGACCGCTTTCCTCGTGGAAAACGCGGAGGTCCTGCTGTCGGATACGGCGCGCTGGTATAAGCTGCCGGACGCCGAATGGCTGAACCAGATCGACCTGAGCGACGAGCTGGTGGGCCGCGAGGAAACAAAGCAGGTGGAGGATGAGCGGGAACGCGCCGTTCTCATGGGCATTGAGAACACGGAATCCCTGGAGGAACTGCGCCGCCTGGCGGAAACCGCCGGCGCGGAGGTGGTGGGCGCCTTCCTGCAGAAGCGCGACAAGCCCGACGGGGCGATGTTCATCGGCAAGGGCCGGGCGGAGGAACTGGCCCGGGACTGCCAGGCGCTGGAGGCGGACGTATGCATTTTCGATGAGGAGCTCACCGGAATGCAGGTGCGTAACCTGGAGGAAACGCTGCGCGTGAAGGTGATCGACCGGACCGCGCTGATCCTGGATATTTTTGCCCAGCGCGCTTCCAGCGCCGAGGGCAAGCTGCAGGTGGAGCTGGCACAGCTGCAGTACCGCTCCGCGCGGCTGATCGGCCAGGGCTTGGTCCTGAGCCGGCTGGCCGGTGGTATCGGTACCCGGGGCCCCGGTGAAAGCAAGCTGGAAATGAACCGCCGCCGCATCCGGGAACGGATGACGGAGCTGCGCCGGAAGCTGGATGAGCTGGAGAAGCAGCGGAATATCCGCCGCAAAAGCCGGGAGCGGAACGATGTCCCGGTGGTGGCGCTGGTCGGCTATACCAACGCCGGAAAATCCACCCTGCTCAATGCCCTCACCGGGTCGGACGTCTATGTGCAGGACCAGCTGTTCGCCACGCTGGACGCGGTGTCCCGCCGCATGGAAACGGCGGAGAAGACGCCGTACCTGCTCACGGACACCGTCGGCTTTATCCGGAAGCTGCCGCATACGCTGATCAGCGCCTTCCGCTCCACCCTGGATGAGGCGGTGCTGGCGGATGTGCTGGTGATCGTGTCGGACGGTGCGAGCCCGGATATGCTGAAGCAGCATGACACCGTGGAACAGGTGCTGGATGAGCTGGGAGCGACTGCACAGAAGCGCATTGAAGTGATCAACAAGTGCGACGCGGCGGATCCGATGCCCTCCTTCCCGGGTGCGGTGATGATCTCCGCGAAGACGGGCGAGGGCCTGGAGGACCTGAAGGCGGCCATCGCGTCGGCCCTGCAGGAAACCTACGCGCCGGTCTCCTTCCTCATTCCCTTCAGCCGTTACGGCATCCTGGCGGAGATCCGCGGCATGGGCCGCGTGATCACCGAGGAGCATACGGATGAGGGCACTGCGGTCACCGTGATGATTGCGCGGGAGGACGTGGAAAAACTGGTGCGGAAGCACGGCGCGGATATTATCCGGCAGAAGGACTGA
- a CDS encoding GNAT family N-acetyltransferase codes for MELIKATAGDLPELLDLYERVSDEMEKNGLRQWHWGVYPTEEMIRDDVEQGLMYIQRADGVIAGAVAIFDGADEPEYAEVPWTGGVNPGYFHRLAVDPAMQGMGIAGGILDDVQQILRSAGCDCVRCDTNDQNARARRLYTKMGFSPCGPVTWDDTPGEAYTAFDKTLRRETPMWPIRMTPAFRSGKATPWGGGRMKEIYGKEIPETPTGESLEVSCIPGLESRDPMGRTLPELIDRYREKLVGKYADKPFPLLLKLIDARLPLSVQVHPNDAYARLHEDGKLGKNEAWLILDTPEGGGELVYGIQAGTSMEELRAACLEGSAVEPLLRRVRVRAGDICNIPAGCVHAIGAGIMLYEIQQSSDVTYRFYDWDRTDENGNRRELHLRKGLEVTNLKLAPRPLHVESADGVRRMLDEDYFTLDVIRTHSRVSLPPVKHFGMITLLDGELNMTWAGGSVKMKKGETFFLPASAPEITVRGEGTAAVSMPK; via the coding sequence ATGGAACTGATCAAAGCAACAGCGGGCGACCTGCCGGAGCTGCTGGACCTGTATGAGCGGGTATCCGATGAAATGGAAAAAAACGGACTGCGCCAGTGGCACTGGGGCGTGTATCCGACCGAGGAAATGATCCGCGATGACGTGGAGCAGGGCCTCATGTACATCCAGCGGGCAGACGGGGTGATTGCCGGCGCGGTGGCCATATTTGATGGGGCCGATGAGCCGGAGTACGCGGAGGTTCCGTGGACCGGCGGGGTGAACCCGGGATACTTCCACCGCCTGGCGGTGGATCCGGCCATGCAGGGCATGGGAATTGCGGGCGGTATCCTGGATGACGTGCAGCAGATCCTGCGCAGCGCCGGATGCGACTGCGTCCGGTGCGATACGAACGATCAGAATGCCCGGGCCCGGCGGCTGTATACGAAGATGGGCTTCTCCCCATGCGGCCCGGTGACCTGGGACGATACGCCCGGGGAGGCTTATACGGCCTTTGACAAAACCCTGCGTCGGGAAACGCCCATGTGGCCGATCCGCATGACGCCGGCTTTCCGCAGCGGAAAGGCGACCCCCTGGGGCGGCGGCAGGATGAAGGAGATCTATGGCAAGGAGATCCCGGAAACGCCGACCGGCGAGAGCCTGGAGGTCAGCTGCATTCCGGGACTGGAAAGCCGGGACCCGATGGGCCGGACCCTGCCGGAGCTGATTGACCGCTACCGGGAAAAGCTGGTCGGGAAATATGCCGATAAACCGTTCCCGCTGCTGCTGAAGCTGATTGACGCGCGCCTGCCCCTGAGCGTGCAGGTGCATCCGAACGACGCGTATGCCCGCCTGCATGAGGACGGGAAGCTGGGCAAGAACGAGGCCTGGCTGATCCTGGACACGCCGGAAGGCGGCGGGGAACTGGTGTACGGCATCCAGGCGGGCACCAGCATGGAAGAACTGCGCGCGGCCTGCCTGGAGGGAAGCGCGGTGGAGCCGCTGCTGCGCCGGGTGCGGGTGAGGGCCGGGGATATCTGCAATATTCCCGCCGGATGCGTGCATGCCATCGGCGCGGGGATCATGCTGTATGAAATCCAGCAGTCCTCGGATGTGACCTACCGCTTCTACGACTGGGACCGGACCGATGAGAACGGGAACCGGCGGGAGCTGCACCTGCGGAAGGGACTGGAGGTCACGAACCTGAAGCTTGCGCCCCGGCCGCTGCATGTGGAGAGTGCGGACGGCGTGCGCCGCATGCTGGATGAGGATTACTTTACACTGGACGTGATCCGGACGCACAGCCGTGTGAGCCTGCCGCCGGTGAAGCACTTCGGGATGATTACGCTGCTGGACGGGGAACTGAATATGACCTGGGCAGGCGGAAGCGTAAAAATGAAGAAGGGCGAAACCTTCTTCCTGCCGGCGAGCGCGCCGGAGATCACCGTGCGGGGCGAAGGCACCGCGGCGGTGTCCATGCCGAAATAA
- a CDS encoding PspC domain-containing protein, producing MSWIFTVALGIGIGYFAVQALKKNNDASREEGFEAAESTEAAETTRSAGTKRLHKSAADRKLAGVCGGIAEYFGVDSTIIRLVFALLVVGWGTGILAYIVAALVLPEADKA from the coding sequence ATGAGCTGGATTTTTACGGTTGCACTGGGAATCGGTATCGGATATTTCGCCGTTCAGGCGCTGAAGAAGAATAACGACGCGAGCCGGGAAGAAGGGTTCGAGGCTGCGGAGAGTACCGAAGCGGCGGAAACCACTCGTTCTGCCGGGACAAAGCGCCTGCACAAGAGCGCGGCGGACAGGAAGCTGGCCGGCGTGTGCGGCGGTATCGCAGAATACTTCGGCGTGGATTCCACCATTATCCGCCTGGTGTTCGCCCTGCTGGTCGTCGGCTGGGGCACCGGCATCCTGGCGTACATCGTGGCCGCTCTGGTCCTGCCTGAGGCAGATAAGGCCTGA
- a CDS encoding glycerophosphodiester phosphodiesterase, with product MIWILIAVVLFLAVWIYLIMPRTGRERRAPFTGRAFAHRGLYEADQSVPENSLPAFRRAVEAGYGAELDVQMTKDGEVVVFHDDDLKRGCGIDARICDMTLEEVRALRLFGTEEQIPLFADVLEIFSGKQPLIVELKYAPNWKPLSEKTRQMLAAYSGPACIESFHPSIVRYFRQEDPERVRGQLAQAARAYGSSTPKLYAFAVSRVLTNVATRPDFIAYGLGPKPVSVRLCEAIGAMKVCWTARGAENHARRMKENDAVIFEHYRP from the coding sequence ATGATCTGGATACTGATTGCGGTTGTGCTTTTCCTTGCCGTGTGGATTTACCTGATTATGCCGCGTACGGGCCGGGAACGGCGGGCGCCGTTTACAGGCCGCGCCTTTGCCCACCGGGGGCTGTATGAGGCGGACCAGTCCGTGCCGGAGAACTCACTGCCGGCGTTCCGCCGGGCGGTGGAGGCCGGGTATGGCGCGGAACTGGACGTGCAGATGACAAAGGACGGGGAAGTCGTCGTTTTCCACGATGACGACCTGAAACGCGGGTGCGGCATCGACGCCCGGATCTGCGACATGACGCTGGAGGAAGTGCGCGCGCTGCGCCTGTTCGGCACGGAAGAGCAGATTCCGCTCTTCGCGGACGTGCTGGAAATCTTCAGCGGGAAACAGCCGCTGATCGTGGAACTGAAGTATGCGCCGAACTGGAAGCCGCTGTCTGAAAAGACCCGGCAGATGCTGGCTGCCTACAGCGGGCCGGCCTGCATTGAGAGCTTCCATCCGTCCATTGTCCGGTACTTCCGGCAGGAGGATCCGGAACGGGTGCGCGGCCAGCTGGCGCAGGCGGCCCGGGCATACGGGAGTTCCACTCCGAAGCTGTATGCGTTTGCGGTCAGCCGCGTGCTGACCAATGTGGCAACCCGGCCGGATTTCATCGCCTACGGCCTCGGGCCGAAGCCGGTTTCCGTCCGCCTGTGCGAAGCAATCGGCGCGATGAAGGTGTGCTGGACCGCCCGCGGGGCAGAAAACCATGCCCGCCGTATGAAGGAAAACGACGCGGTGATTTTTGAGCATTACCGGCCGTAA
- the rsmA gene encoding ribosomal RNA small subunit methyltransferase A, giving the protein MSKTKERIREGNLRYKQSLGQNFLYDEELLASLADAAGIRPGEDVLEIGPGCGSLTKHLCRRAGHVLSVELDERLIPLLNAFMAEEKNLTVLQGDIMAVDLPKITEPLSKPFAVVANIPYYITTPLITRLLTSGLDISRLALMVQKEVADKILSSPGDEGWGPLAIRCRYMCEPYRAMEVPAACFTPPPKVDSTFIVLPVREKPAVEVKDEEMFFRVSAAAFALRRKTMVNNLCATFRAERAQAVQWMTDAGLDEKVRGERLSLEELARLADVMAEGKESI; this is encoded by the coding sequence ATGAGCAAGACAAAAGAACGAATCCGGGAGGGAAACCTCCGCTACAAGCAGTCACTCGGGCAGAATTTCCTGTACGATGAGGAACTGCTCGCGTCGCTGGCGGACGCGGCCGGCATCCGGCCCGGGGAAGACGTGCTGGAGATCGGTCCGGGCTGCGGCAGCCTCACAAAGCACCTGTGCCGCCGGGCGGGGCATGTGCTGAGCGTGGAGCTGGACGAGCGGCTGATTCCGCTGCTGAACGCCTTTATGGCCGAGGAGAAGAACCTTACCGTGCTGCAGGGGGACATCATGGCGGTGGACCTGCCGAAGATCACGGAGCCGCTGTCGAAACCCTTCGCGGTGGTGGCCAATATTCCGTATTATATCACGACGCCGCTGATCACGCGGCTGCTGACCTCCGGGCTGGATATCAGCCGCCTGGCGCTGATGGTCCAGAAGGAAGTGGCGGACAAGATCCTGTCGTCCCCCGGGGATGAAGGCTGGGGTCCGCTGGCCATCCGCTGCCGGTATATGTGCGAGCCGTACCGGGCCATGGAGGTGCCGGCCGCCTGCTTCACGCCGCCGCCGAAGGTGGACAGCACCTTTATTGTGTTGCCGGTCCGTGAAAAGCCCGCGGTGGAGGTAAAGGACGAGGAGATGTTCTTCCGCGTCTCCGCGGCGGCCTTTGCCCTGCGGCGGAAGACGATGGTCAACAACCTGTGCGCTACGTTCCGGGCGGAACGTGCGCAGGCGGTACAGTGGATGACGGACGCCGGGCTGGATGAGAAGGTGCGCGGCGAACGGCTGTCGCTGGAGGAACTGGCACGCCTGGCCGACGTAATGGCGGAAGGAAAGGAAAGCATATGA
- a CDS encoding TetM/TetW/TetO/TetS family tetracycline resistance ribosomal protection protein, translating into MAKQLVIGLAAHVDAGKTTLSEAMLYLSGAVRRQGRVDHGDTWLDTGEMEKERGITIFSKEARLTWKKTDITLIDTPGHADFSGEAERAVSVMDAAVLVISAPEGVQPHTRSLWNILRENGVPVIFFLNKTEQFQGSREELLASLRRELADPVVPFPDLDPERIALCDERCLDVFLREGEIPDRMIHSLVASRRLFPCFSGAALRNEGVTELLDFLAALDLGKQYPAEFGARVYKVARDARNARLVFMKITGGVLKARDMLAVRGTDGETRSEKAAEIRLYSGARYTAVPEAAAGQVCCVSGLSIGMPGDRLGADSGTPTRMMRPCYACRLVLAPGTDIHYALDCMKVLEEEEPLIQAEYIEAKREIRVHSMGDVYLEVLARQLKDRFGIEASFADSSVLYRETIEAPVEGVGHYEPLRHYAEVHLLLSPLPRGSGLQFDSAVHVDDLALNWQRLIMTHLREKTHVGVLTGSPITDMRITLVAGKAHLKHTEGGDFRQATYRALRQGLMKAKSILLEPWMRLEITVPEENTGRVMSDLTAMGGRFDAPEDAGGTLRRLEAAAPAGACASYGREVNIFTKGRGSVSTSFLDWEPCADAEKVIAEKGYNPERDTWNSADSVFCSHGAGVTVPWHQVEQYMHLPLLDEREKAGKTSAVSGGAVSAYRGTREEDEALERIFEKTYGPVKARELTRPAPVVISAGTPEKKAAPRGEIILIDGYNVLNAWEEWKPYLADNIEGTRYALMDLMCNYAGATGKSVILVFDAYKVPGNPGSAERYHNIWVIYTREAQTADAFIEQTTYLARGCAVRVVTSDRPEQLIAAGNAAMRTSAREFHAEVNRVRGGIAAFLAENNRIRPDRSIEKAYKEAWIKKQREDQ; encoded by the coding sequence ATGGCGAAGCAGCTGGTCATCGGCCTGGCGGCCCATGTGGACGCCGGCAAGACCACCCTGTCCGAAGCCATGCTGTATCTTTCCGGCGCGGTGCGCAGGCAGGGCCGGGTCGACCACGGGGATACGTGGCTGGACACCGGGGAGATGGAGAAGGAACGCGGCATCACGATCTTCTCCAAGGAAGCCCGCCTGACCTGGAAAAAAACCGATATTACCCTGATCGACACCCCCGGGCATGCGGACTTTTCCGGGGAAGCGGAGCGCGCCGTCAGCGTGATGGACGCCGCTGTGCTGGTGATCAGCGCGCCGGAAGGCGTGCAGCCGCACACCCGCTCCCTGTGGAATATCCTGCGGGAAAACGGTGTGCCGGTCATTTTCTTTCTCAACAAAACCGAACAGTTCCAGGGCAGCCGGGAGGAGCTGCTGGCCTCGCTGCGGCGGGAGCTGGCGGACCCGGTGGTTCCTTTTCCGGATCTCGATCCCGAGCGGATTGCCCTGTGCGATGAACGCTGCCTGGATGTGTTCCTGCGGGAAGGGGAGATTCCGGACCGCATGATCCATTCCCTGGTTGCCTCCCGGCGGCTGTTTCCGTGCTTTTCCGGCGCGGCGCTGCGGAACGAGGGCGTGACGGAGCTGCTGGATTTCCTGGCCGCGCTGGACCTGGGGAAACAGTACCCCGCGGAGTTCGGCGCCCGGGTGTACAAGGTGGCCCGCGACGCGCGGAACGCGCGCCTGGTGTTCATGAAGATCACCGGCGGTGTGCTGAAGGCGCGGGACATGCTGGCGGTCCGGGGCACGGACGGGGAAACCCGGTCGGAAAAGGCGGCGGAAATCCGCCTGTATTCCGGCGCACGGTATACCGCCGTACCGGAGGCGGCGGCCGGGCAGGTCTGCTGCGTTTCCGGGCTGTCCATCGGAATGCCGGGCGACCGGCTGGGAGCCGACAGCGGCACGCCCACCCGGATGATGCGCCCGTGCTATGCCTGCCGCCTGGTACTCGCGCCGGGGACGGACATCCATTACGCGCTGGACTGCATGAAGGTGCTGGAGGAAGAGGAACCCCTGATCCAGGCGGAATATATCGAGGCGAAGCGGGAGATCCGGGTGCACTCCATGGGGGACGTGTACCTGGAGGTGCTGGCCCGCCAGCTGAAGGACCGCTTCGGAATCGAGGCGTCCTTTGCGGACAGCAGCGTGCTCTACCGGGAGACCATTGAGGCGCCGGTGGAGGGCGTGGGACACTATGAACCCCTGCGCCATTACGCGGAGGTCCACCTGCTGCTTTCGCCGCTGCCCCGCGGCAGCGGGCTGCAGTTTGACTCCGCCGTGCATGTGGACGACCTGGCGCTCAACTGGCAGCGCCTGATTATGACCCACCTCCGGGAGAAAACGCATGTGGGTGTGCTGACCGGAAGCCCGATTACGGATATGCGGATTACCCTGGTGGCCGGCAAAGCGCACCTGAAGCATACCGAGGGCGGGGATTTCCGCCAGGCAACCTACCGTGCCCTGCGGCAGGGCCTGATGAAGGCAAAGAGCATCCTGCTGGAGCCGTGGATGCGGCTGGAGATTACCGTGCCGGAGGAAAACACCGGCCGGGTCATGAGCGACCTGACCGCCATGGGCGGAAGGTTTGACGCGCCGGAGGACGCGGGCGGCACCCTGCGGCGGCTGGAGGCCGCGGCGCCGGCGGGCGCCTGTGCGTCCTATGGGCGGGAAGTGAATATCTTCACCAAAGGGCGCGGCAGCGTATCCACCTCCTTCCTGGACTGGGAACCCTGCGCGGACGCGGAAAAGGTGATTGCGGAAAAGGGCTACAACCCGGAACGGGATACCTGGAACAGCGCGGATTCCGTATTCTGCTCCCACGGCGCCGGGGTCACCGTGCCCTGGCACCAGGTGGAACAGTATATGCACCTGCCGCTGCTGGACGAACGGGAGAAGGCGGGAAAAACATCCGCAGTCTCCGGCGGCGCGGTGTCCGCCTACCGGGGAACCCGGGAAGAGGACGAGGCGCTGGAGCGGATTTTCGAAAAGACCTACGGCCCTGTGAAGGCCCGGGAGCTCACGCGCCCGGCACCGGTGGTCATCAGCGCCGGGACACCGGAAAAGAAAGCCGCCCCGCGCGGGGAAATCATTCTCATCGACGGGTACAATGTGCTCAATGCCTGGGAGGAATGGAAGCCGTACCTGGCGGACAACATCGAGGGCACCCGGTACGCGCTGATGGACCTGATGTGCAATTATGCCGGAGCCACCGGCAAAAGCGTGATCCTGGTATTCGACGCATACAAGGTTCCGGGCAATCCCGGTTCGGCGGAGCGGTATCACAACATCTGGGTGATCTACACCCGGGAGGCGCAGACAGCGGACGCGTTCATCGAGCAGACGACGTACCTGGCCCGGGGATGCGCGGTGCGCGTGGTCACGTCCGACCGGCCGGAGCAGCTGATTGCCGCGGGCAACGCGGCGATGCGCACATCCGCCCGGGAGTTCCACGCGGAGGTCAACCGCGTCCGGGGCGGGATTGCCGCCTTCCTGGCGGAAAACAACCGCATCCGGCCGGACCGGAGCATCGAGAAAGCCTACAAGGAAGCCTGGATCAAAAAACAGCGGGAAGATCAGTAA
- a CDS encoding MFS transporter has product MKLNYKRTIFVGFAFFLICTFWQAYDTIIPKILTDKFGMNQANSGIIMALDNILALFMLPLFGALSDRCKSKRGRRTPFIVIGTLCAAVLLVGLSFTDNAQLKNISDVSKIDDPAALSVLYNAEKDETLQTTENESFVLGEKFTEEEFTAIRSQVTNPDTGKTSTSDEYLNYVVPARQHYAQQVTHKNPTTLIIFIAVLLLLLIAMSTFRSPAVALMPDVTIKPLRSKGNAIINLMGTFGGIIVLGLGIVFSTGAVKNSLMSYTTFFAIIAGIMLVSLAIFRWKVDEPRFVEEMEAQSRRFHLDLNENDDVDDKPASRKLSAAEKRSLILILASVVFWFMGYNAVTSKYSVYAGKVLSLDYNTTLMIANAAAIVAYLPVGIIASKIGRKKTILIGITMLTASFIVAAFVREGSPIMLMNAMFALAGIGWATINVNSFPMVVELSRGGDVGKYTGFYYTASMAAQTVTPYLSGLLMDKAGMTSLFPYAAVFVFLSSVTMLFVRHGDSRPIPAGKLESFDVGD; this is encoded by the coding sequence ATGAAACTGAATTACAAACGGACGATCTTTGTTGGATTCGCGTTTTTCCTCATCTGCACCTTCTGGCAGGCGTATGATACCATCATCCCGAAAATCCTGACGGACAAATTCGGCATGAACCAGGCGAATTCCGGCATCATCATGGCGCTGGACAATATCCTGGCACTGTTCATGCTGCCGCTGTTCGGCGCGCTGAGCGACCGGTGCAAAAGCAAACGCGGCCGCCGCACTCCGTTCATCGTCATCGGTACGCTGTGCGCTGCGGTCCTGCTGGTCGGCCTTTCCTTTACGGACAACGCCCAGCTGAAGAACATCTCCGACGTCTCGAAGATCGACGATCCCGCCGCCCTGTCCGTACTGTACAACGCAGAGAAGGATGAGACGCTGCAGACAACGGAAAATGAGTCCTTTGTCCTGGGTGAGAAATTCACCGAGGAGGAATTCACCGCCATCCGGTCCCAGGTCACCAACCCGGATACCGGCAAAACCTCCACTTCCGATGAATACCTGAACTATGTGGTTCCCGCCCGGCAGCACTACGCCCAGCAGGTCACCCACAAAAACCCGACGACGCTGATTATCTTTATTGCCGTGCTGCTGCTCCTGCTGATCGCCATGTCCACCTTCCGCTCCCCGGCCGTTGCCCTGATGCCGGACGTGACCATCAAGCCGCTGCGCAGCAAGGGCAACGCGATTATCAACCTGATGGGCACCTTCGGCGGCATCATCGTGCTGGGCCTGGGCATCGTGTTCTCCACCGGCGCGGTGAAGAACTCCCTGATGAGCTACACCACCTTCTTCGCCATCATCGCCGGCATCATGCTGGTGAGCCTGGCCATCTTCCGCTGGAAGGTGGACGAGCCGCGCTTTGTGGAGGAGATGGAGGCGCAGAGCCGCCGCTTCCATCTGGACCTGAACGAAAACGATGACGTTGACGACAAACCCGCTTCCCGGAAGCTTTCCGCCGCGGAGAAGCGCTCCCTGATCCTGATCCTCGCCAGTGTGGTCTTCTGGTTCATGGGCTACAACGCGGTAACCTCCAAGTACTCCGTATACGCCGGCAAGGTGCTGTCCCTGGACTACAACACCACCCTGATGATCGCCAACGCCGCGGCCATCGTCGCCTACCTGCCGGTCGGCATCATTGCCAGCAAAATCGGCCGCAAGAAGACCATCCTGATCGGCATCACCATGCTGACCGCCTCGTTCATCGTGGCCGCGTTCGTACGCGAGGGCAGCCCGATCATGCTGATGAACGCGATGTTCGCCCTGGCCGGCATCGGCTGGGCCACCATCAACGTCAACAGCTTCCCGATGGTGGTAGAGCTCTCCCGCGGCGGTGACGTCGGCAAGTACACCGGCTTCTACTACACGGCCAGCATGGCGGCGCAGACAGTTACACCGTACCTGTCCGGCCTGCTGATGGACAAGGCCGGCATGACCTCCCTGTTCCCCTACGCCGCGGTGTTCGTCTTCCTGTCCTCCGTGACGATGCTCTTCGTCCGCCACGGTGACAGCAGGCCGATCCCCGCCGGAAAGCTGGAAAGCTTCGACGTTGGCGACTGA
- a CDS encoding dUTP diphosphatase has protein sequence MTIAKFGHVSAQQYAEAMGTRLDGAMAVEEIPMPKRATAGSAGYDFVSPLDVTIEPDGTALIPTGIRAEMEPGWVLVLFPRSSLGFKHGIRLSNTAGIIDSDYAFAKNEGHIMVKLRNPSAAPVTIGRGERFCQGIFLPYGLAEESGEFAEREGGFGSTGK, from the coding sequence ATGACGATCGCGAAATTCGGGCATGTATCCGCACAGCAGTATGCGGAAGCGATGGGCACCCGTCTGGACGGCGCGATGGCGGTGGAGGAGATCCCCATGCCGAAGCGGGCGACCGCCGGCAGCGCGGGATATGATTTTGTTTCCCCGCTGGACGTGACGATTGAACCGGATGGAACCGCCCTGATCCCCACCGGGATCCGCGCGGAAATGGAACCCGGCTGGGTGCTGGTGCTGTTTCCCCGCAGCTCGCTGGGCTTCAAGCACGGTATCCGCCTTAGCAATACGGCAGGCATCATCGACAGCGACTATGCCTTTGCGAAGAACGAGGGGCATATTATGGTCAAGCTGCGGAATCCGTCCGCGGCGCCAGTCACTATCGGCCGCGGCGAGCGCTTCTGCCAGGGAATCTTCCTGCCCTACGGGCTGGCGGAGGAATCCGGGGAGTTCGCGGAGCGGGAAGGCGGATTCGGAAGCACCGGGAAATAA